A part of Streptomyces sp. NBC_01451 genomic DNA contains:
- a CDS encoding helix-turn-helix transcriptional regulator: MDAPSELGDFLKSRRAALRPEDVGITPYPNRRRVTGLRREELSMLAGVSITHYTRLEQGRALSASDGVLESIARILRLSDDETAHLKNLARPAVASSRPAPPRVAHADASVRQLLAAMTDIPALVLDRHNDVLAWNRMGHALLAGHLAPESPDTPATRPNLTRMLFLDEQYQELFTNWNEEAQLGVASLRLVAGQHPHNRALAELIGQLTMNCDEFASRWARHPVRTCTSVVKHLRHPMVGAMDLSFENLVIPGASGQRLIAYTAEPGSPSEAALRLLGSVTAPVVEDPTTVRR; encoded by the coding sequence ATGGACGCCCCTTCCGAGCTGGGAGACTTCCTCAAGTCCCGCCGTGCCGCGCTGCGTCCCGAGGACGTCGGCATCACTCCGTACCCGAACCGCCGCCGGGTCACCGGCCTGCGCCGCGAGGAGCTGTCGATGCTCGCCGGTGTCAGCATCACCCACTACACCCGGCTCGAACAGGGGCGTGCCCTCAGTGCCTCCGACGGCGTGCTGGAGTCGATCGCGCGCATCCTGCGCCTGTCCGACGACGAGACGGCCCATCTGAAGAACCTCGCCCGCCCCGCCGTCGCGTCGTCCAGGCCGGCTCCGCCCCGGGTGGCACACGCCGACGCCTCGGTCCGGCAACTGCTGGCGGCCATGACCGACATACCGGCCCTCGTCCTGGACCGGCACAACGACGTCCTCGCCTGGAACCGGATGGGGCACGCCCTGCTCGCCGGACACCTGGCGCCCGAGAGCCCGGACACCCCGGCGACCCGCCCCAACCTGACCCGGATGCTCTTTCTGGACGAGCAGTACCAGGAGTTGTTCACGAACTGGAACGAGGAGGCTCAACTCGGCGTGGCCTCCCTGCGCCTGGTCGCGGGCCAGCATCCCCACAACCGTGCCCTCGCGGAACTCATCGGCCAACTCACCATGAACTGCGACGAGTTCGCATCCCGCTGGGCCCGGCACCCGGTACGAACCTGTACGTCCGTGGTGAAGCACCTGCGCCATCCGATGGTCGGCGCGATGGACCTCAGCTTCGAGAACCTCGTCATCCCCGGCGCTTCTGGCCAGCGACTCATCGCTTACACGGCCGAGCCCGGCTCACCGTCGGAGGCGGCGCTGCGGCTTCTCGGCAGCGTGACGGCTCCGGTGGTGGAGGACCCGACGACGGTACGCCGCTGA
- a CDS encoding MFS transporter has translation MSVTDSEAAGTASGTAADTAPTVLTPGLRLVLVLLLASQFMLAVDFSILNVALPVIGEGLGFSLGHLQWIATSFALCAAGFTLLFGRVADLFGRRRLFLGGLVLLGAASLAGGLAQSPEVLIAARVCQGLATAAVTPAGLSLLTTSFPEGPLREKALGLNGALMSAGFTTGAVLGGLLTDLLSWRWAFFINVPVALAVLVIAPTVIKESRPDKRPELDLPGAISVTLGLLAIVLGLTQAGEKGWGSADALLPLAAGVALLLVFYAVERKVSAPLVPLGVLGKRSVAWGNVAGLIAFLTETSLVFLLTLYLQEVLGFSPLAAGLSFGVLGIGTIVGGSMAPRVIGKTGTRRTLIVGGILQTVFTVALLGLGDDRSWMWLLLVATFAGGIGNMLVIVGFMVTATSGLADHEQGLATGLATMTQQVGITMGTPIMSAITSAAMTGSGAAAILGGLKVAIAVNAAIVLLGTLTSALFLRGARSSAH, from the coding sequence ATGTCTGTCACTGATTCGGAGGCTGCCGGTACCGCGTCCGGCACCGCCGCCGACACCGCGCCAACCGTGCTCACACCCGGACTCCGGCTGGTGCTGGTGCTGCTGCTCGCCTCCCAGTTCATGCTGGCCGTGGACTTCTCCATCCTGAACGTGGCACTGCCTGTGATCGGTGAGGGCCTGGGCTTCTCGCTCGGGCACCTGCAGTGGATCGCCACCTCGTTCGCTCTGTGCGCTGCCGGCTTCACGCTGCTCTTCGGCCGGGTCGCGGACCTGTTCGGCCGTCGCCGGCTGTTTCTCGGCGGCCTCGTCCTCCTTGGCGCGGCCTCGCTTGCGGGCGGCCTGGCGCAGAGCCCGGAGGTACTGATCGCGGCCCGCGTCTGCCAGGGTCTGGCCACCGCCGCCGTCACCCCGGCCGGGCTGTCGCTCCTGACGACCTCGTTTCCGGAGGGTCCGCTGCGCGAGAAGGCGCTCGGGCTCAACGGGGCGTTGATGTCCGCCGGGTTCACCACCGGAGCCGTCCTCGGCGGCCTGCTGACCGACCTGCTGTCGTGGCGCTGGGCGTTCTTCATCAACGTGCCCGTCGCCCTCGCCGTGCTGGTCATCGCCCCGACGGTCATCAAGGAATCCCGTCCCGACAAGCGTCCGGAGCTGGACCTGCCCGGCGCCATCAGCGTCACGCTCGGCCTGCTGGCCATCGTCCTCGGCCTCACCCAGGCCGGCGAGAAGGGCTGGGGCTCGGCCGACGCGCTGCTGCCGCTGGCGGCGGGCGTGGCACTGCTGCTCGTGTTCTACGCCGTCGAGCGCAAGGTGTCCGCGCCACTGGTCCCGCTCGGCGTGCTCGGCAAACGCTCCGTGGCCTGGGGCAACGTCGCCGGTCTGATCGCGTTCCTCACCGAGACCTCGCTGGTCTTCCTGCTGACCCTCTACCTCCAGGAGGTGCTCGGCTTCTCCCCGCTCGCCGCCGGCCTGTCCTTCGGCGTCCTGGGCATCGGAACGATCGTGGGCGGTTCCATGGCCCCGCGGGTCATCGGGAAGACCGGCACCAGGCGGACGCTGATCGTGGGCGGCATCCTGCAGACCGTGTTCACCGTCGCCCTGCTCGGTCTCGGTGACGACCGCTCGTGGATGTGGCTGCTGCTGGTCGCCACCTTCGCCGGTGGCATCGGCAACATGCTCGTCATCGTGGGCTTCATGGTCACCGCCACGTCGGGGCTCGCGGATCACGAACAGGGCCTGGCAACCGGCCTCGCCACCATGACCCAGCAGGTCGGCATCACCATGGGTACGCCCATCATGAGCGCCATCACCAGCGCTGCCATGACAGGCAGCGGGGCCGCGGCCATCCTCGGCGGTCTGAAGGTCGCGATCGCTGTGAACGCCGCCATCGTGCTCCTCGGCACCCTCACCAGCGCCCTGTTCCTGCGCGGCGCCCGGTCGAGTGCGCACTGA